The following proteins are encoded in a genomic region of Streptococcus constellatus subsp. constellatus:
- a CDS encoding transcription repressor NadR has translation MIKKRRTDLLQLLKNAETPLNGQILAEKFNVTRQIIVQDIAVLRADGAPIISTNRGYIYKMNDTVKYYHQLFKVKHTIEDIETELLAIVDNGGRVQNIMVEHPVYGEIQTYLKLTCRRDVQHFIQQIHESNFRGLSELTDGIHYHLVEADSQQDLDYIEKALENLGFLM, from the coding sequence ATGATAAAAAAAAGAAGAACTGATTTATTACAACTTTTAAAAAATGCGGAAACTCCTTTAAATGGTCAAATTCTAGCAGAAAAATTCAATGTTACGCGCCAAATTATTGTTCAAGATATTGCCGTTCTTCGAGCTGATGGTGCTCCTATTATTAGCACAAATCGGGGTTATATTTACAAAATGAACGATACTGTTAAATATTACCACCAGCTTTTTAAAGTCAAGCACACAATTGAAGATATCGAAACAGAATTGTTAGCAATCGTAGACAATGGCGGACGAGTCCAAAATATTATGGTGGAGCATCCCGTTTATGGGGAAATCCAAACGTATCTGAAATTAACTTGTCGCAGAGATGTCCAACATTTTATCCAACAAATTCATGAAAGTAATTTTCGAGGTTTATCTGAATTGACAGATGGCATTCATTATCATTTGGTTGAAGCCGATTCGCAGCAAGATTTAGATTATATCGAAAAAGCATTAGAAAACTTAGGTTTTCTAATGTAA
- a CDS encoding PTS sugar transporter subunit IIC — METQAQEKMTAKIFVNKVLSGTALGVIIGLIPNAVLSAILKYFSTVPIAQTIIHIAVIFQLATPLIIGGLIALQFGFKPMQMMVTAGAAFVASGVVTFNTELGKYVGAGTGDLINTMLTAAIAVGMLMLIKDRFGSTAVVAMPIVVGVGAALIGLLLLPFVKQITTGIGVVINEFTHLQPLLMSILICCSFAFIIISPISTVAIGLAIQLNGISAGASAMGVAATAVALVVHSWKVNNSGVTLAIALGAMKLMMPNVFKYPIILVPCLTTAVISAIPVALFSVSGTAQSAGFGLVGLVGPLASIDAGLNIALAVVVWLIVPILAALASKIVFEKILKLYDSSVVFKFQD; from the coding sequence ATGGAAACACAAGCACAAGAAAAGATGACGGCAAAAATTTTTGTCAATAAAGTATTGTCGGGAACGGCATTAGGAGTTATTATTGGTTTAATTCCAAACGCTGTTTTATCAGCTATTTTAAAATATTTCAGCACCGTGCCAATTGCACAGACCATTATTCATATCGCTGTTATCTTCCAATTAGCTACACCATTGATTATCGGTGGGTTAATCGCTTTGCAATTTGGATTTAAACCCATGCAGATGATGGTCACTGCAGGAGCTGCTTTTGTAGCTTCAGGTGTCGTCACTTTCAATACTGAACTTGGAAAATATGTCGGAGCTGGCACAGGAGACCTAATTAACACCATGTTAACAGCAGCTATCGCAGTTGGCATGCTTATGTTAATCAAAGATCGATTTGGTTCAACAGCTGTGGTAGCTATGCCAATTGTCGTCGGGGTAGGTGCAGCCTTGATTGGCTTACTGCTCTTGCCATTTGTTAAACAAATTACAACTGGCATTGGAGTGGTTATCAATGAATTTACACACTTACAACCGCTATTGATGTCTATTTTAATTTGTTGTTCATTTGCCTTTATTATCATTTCTCCAATCTCAACCGTTGCCATTGGTTTAGCCATTCAATTAAATGGAATTTCAGCCGGAGCTTCAGCAATGGGCGTGGCAGCTACAGCCGTTGCTTTAGTTGTTCACTCTTGGAAAGTGAATAATTCAGGGGTGACTTTAGCTATTGCTTTGGGAGCTATGAAATTGATGATGCCGAATGTCTTTAAATATCCAATTATTTTAGTTCCGTGTTTGACAACAGCCGTTATATCCGCTATCCCGGTAGCTCTTTTCTCAGTCAGTGGAACAGCTCAGTCAGCAGGTTTTGGCCTCGTAGGTTTGGTTGGACCATTAGCCTCTATTGATGCAGGATTAAATATAGCTTTAGCAGTCGTTGTATGGCTCATTGTTCCAATTCTTGCAGCCCTTGCAAGTAAAATTGTTTTTGAAAAAATCTTGAAACTATATGACTCTTCTGTTGTATTTAAATTCCAAGACTAA
- a CDS encoding GtrA family protein, translating into MKKCIKSFFDNEILSYLFFGLATTIVAIITRILYYALSNNELLATALGNIAGILFAFVTNDTIVFKQERKGWFSRFIKFVVARLSTFLLDMGLTLVFVTTFPAIIGQFVHNDIKTVNTIETLLAQIIIIVLNYVFSKIFVFKNKSKK; encoded by the coding sequence ATGAAAAAATGTATAAAATCTTTCTTTGACAATGAAATTTTATCTTACCTGTTTTTTGGATTGGCTACCACGATTGTTGCTATCATCACACGCATACTCTATTATGCATTGAGTAACAACGAACTATTGGCGACCGCCTTAGGAAATATCGCTGGTATCCTCTTTGCTTTTGTAACAAACGATACGATTGTTTTTAAACAAGAAAGAAAGGGTTGGTTCTCTCGTTTTATCAAGTTTGTTGTTGCGCGACTCTCTACCTTTTTATTGGATATGGGACTCACACTCGTTTTCGTTACTACTTTTCCTGCTATTATTGGTCAATTTGTCCACAATGACATTAAAACGGTCAACACTATTGAAACTTTGCTTGCTCAAATTATTATTATTGTGCTCAATTATGTTTTTAGCAAAATTTTCGTATTTAAAAATAAATCAAAAAAATAA
- a CDS encoding B3/B4 domain-containing protein, protein MKVTVENEFWELFPQAQISIMVAKGLDNSVDESKDLYFKSLLDKGSKRAEDFISDEPFTQNEVIQEWRQAFTKFKTKKGARSSIEALLKRVSQGREFNPINPLVDIYNSVSLSYAVPCGGEDIDKIEGGLHLAKAQGGEPFFPLGAETDAPALPEEIIYHDDEGAVCRCLNWREAKRTMLTEETRNAVLVIEAVNEEQAKRAQAAMQELQYLVEDYFGVKGEITHLTMERPSVEI, encoded by the coding sequence ATGAAAGTTACAGTTGAAAATGAATTTTGGGAGTTATTTCCTCAAGCACAAATTAGTATTATGGTAGCTAAAGGATTGGATAATAGTGTTGATGAAAGTAAGGACCTTTATTTTAAATCCCTGTTAGACAAGGGAAGCAAACGAGCAGAAGATTTTATTTCTGATGAACCATTTACGCAAAATGAGGTTATTCAGGAATGGCGGCAGGCTTTTACCAAATTTAAAACTAAAAAAGGAGCCCGTTCTTCCATTGAAGCACTTTTAAAAAGAGTGAGTCAAGGTCGTGAGTTCAATCCAATCAATCCATTGGTGGATATTTATAATAGTGTTTCACTTTCTTATGCTGTGCCTTGTGGTGGTGAAGATATTGACAAAATTGAGGGAGGACTACATTTAGCTAAAGCGCAAGGTGGAGAACCTTTCTTTCCGCTTGGAGCAGAGACGGATGCACCAGCTCTTCCAGAAGAAATCATCTACCATGATGATGAAGGAGCTGTTTGTCGTTGTCTCAACTGGCGCGAAGCTAAGCGAACTATGCTGACAGAAGAAACCAGAAATGCAGTGCTAGTTATTGAAGCTGTCAATGAAGAACAAGCAAAACGTGCACAAGCTGCTATGCAAGAATTGCAATATTTAGTAGAAGATTATTTTGGTGTAAAAGGAGAAATCACTCACTTGACAATGGAGCGTCCAAGTGTAGAAATTTAA
- the pulA gene encoding type I pullulanase, translating into MLDYRVLIHYHNQLDNYAAYNMWKWQMNQWGEEASFFQRDDFGIQGNLSYKSNQALGYVHVIVKTIDWSHQSVDYSIQLLPPHLVTEIWIIEGDSQVYYSRQAAMTSPYYAKQDPHAFDMALDSKRFDQHWGYQGWLGCRYDGKKAEFKLWAPTAKKVQLVVYKNGSNHSKIWKVYDLQRGKIFSKDHSENTIGIWSRVISDDLADRAYQYQLEFEHHKTLTRDPYAEATTEDGKRSVILSPTERNPKHFQVKQGQQATWRLDNPCQAVIYEMHVRDLTKSSSSGVSKKYRGTFLGACQKGTKNRSGQATGFDYIQSLGINVVQLQPISDRHKEYDWHGNVTYNWGYDPQNYNAPETSFSTNPTKPSQGMRDLKTMIQAYHDADISVVIDVVYNHIYSTYDSPFQATMPDYYYRMNPDGSFQNGTGVGSETASEHEMFRKYMIDSLLYWVKEYNIDGFRFDLMGIHDIETMRQIREALDEIDPRILTYGEGWDMGTGLLPLDKAKKDNAFELSNIGFFNDTERDAIKGAEVYGGLKAGFVSGEATEAIIAKAILGSNELGTYLTPNQVVNYVEAHDNYNLHDLLVELHPDDDDLTRTKRIELATAMNLLLQGMSFMELGQEFSRSKLIATGENGQTIQEDHERAMNSYNAPDTVNQVDWDLIADHQESIDYIKKIIHLKTMTKEFSYQHYEDIYQHVFVHSAHSGSGIVIFEVKDEKYYLVIFNASGQSYNIEDIGNLRLVAGNSRQVSDSFVEDLTATVFEVVEW; encoded by the coding sequence ATGTTAGACTATCGTGTCTTAATTCATTACCACAATCAGTTAGACAATTATGCTGCTTACAATATGTGGAAGTGGCAAATGAATCAATGGGGAGAGGAGGCTTCTTTTTTTCAGAGAGATGACTTTGGCATTCAAGGGAATTTATCGTATAAGAGTAATCAGGCTTTGGGATATGTACATGTCATTGTAAAAACAATCGATTGGTCTCACCAGTCGGTTGATTATTCCATTCAGTTATTACCTCCTCATCTGGTGACGGAAATTTGGATTATTGAAGGAGACAGTCAAGTTTATTATTCCCGACAAGCTGCTATGACTAGTCCGTATTATGCAAAGCAAGATCCTCATGCTTTTGATATGGCATTAGATAGCAAACGTTTTGATCAGCATTGGGGCTATCAAGGTTGGCTAGGTTGTCGGTATGATGGTAAAAAAGCTGAATTTAAACTTTGGGCACCAACTGCAAAAAAAGTTCAATTAGTGGTGTATAAGAATGGTAGTAACCACTCGAAAATCTGGAAAGTTTATGACTTACAAAGAGGGAAAATTTTTTCAAAAGATCATTCTGAAAATACAATCGGAATTTGGTCTCGAGTGATTTCAGATGATCTAGCAGATAGAGCTTATCAGTATCAATTAGAGTTTGAACATCACAAAACATTGACGCGTGACCCATACGCCGAAGCAACAACTGAAGACGGGAAACGCTCTGTCATTTTGTCACCTACAGAGCGAAATCCAAAACATTTTCAAGTGAAACAAGGCCAACAAGCGACTTGGCGTTTGGATAATCCTTGTCAGGCAGTTATTTATGAAATGCATGTGCGAGATTTGACAAAGTCTAGTAGTTCTGGTGTATCTAAAAAATACCGAGGTACCTTTTTAGGTGCTTGTCAAAAAGGAACTAAAAATCGATCTGGTCAAGCGACGGGATTTGATTATATCCAATCTTTAGGTATCAATGTTGTACAATTGCAGCCAATCTCTGATCGACACAAAGAGTATGATTGGCATGGAAATGTGACCTACAATTGGGGGTATGATCCACAAAATTACAATGCTCCAGAAACGAGTTTTTCAACAAATCCAACAAAGCCATCTCAAGGCATGCGGGACTTAAAAACAATGATTCAAGCCTATCACGATGCAGACATTTCCGTGGTAATAGACGTTGTCTACAACCATATTTATTCTACCTATGATTCTCCTTTTCAAGCCACAATGCCCGATTATTATTATCGAATGAATCCAGATGGCTCTTTCCAAAACGGAACAGGTGTAGGGAGCGAGACAGCTAGTGAGCACGAGATGTTTCGGAAATATATGATTGATTCGCTCCTTTATTGGGTAAAAGAGTATAATATTGACGGTTTTCGTTTTGATTTGATGGGAATTCATGACATTGAAACCATGCGTCAGATTCGAGAAGCGTTAGATGAGATTGATCCGAGAATCCTGACTTATGGAGAAGGATGGGACATGGGAACAGGATTGCTTCCTCTTGATAAAGCTAAGAAAGATAATGCTTTTGAATTATCAAATATCGGATTTTTCAATGATACTGAACGTGATGCGATTAAAGGAGCAGAGGTCTACGGTGGCTTAAAAGCTGGTTTTGTCAGTGGAGAGGCAACAGAGGCTATTATTGCGAAAGCAATATTAGGAAGCAATGAGTTAGGGACTTATCTGACGCCAAACCAAGTTGTGAACTATGTAGAAGCGCATGATAATTATAATTTGCATGACTTGTTAGTGGAACTACACCCAGATGATGATGACTTGACTCGTACTAAACGGATTGAATTAGCGACTGCGATGAATCTGCTGTTGCAAGGTATGAGTTTTATGGAACTAGGACAGGAATTTTCACGTAGCAAGCTAATAGCAACTGGAGAAAATGGTCAAACTATTCAGGAAGATCATGAGCGTGCTATGAATAGTTATAACGCTCCTGACACTGTCAATCAGGTGGATTGGGATTTGATAGCTGATCACCAAGAAAGTATTGACTACATCAAAAAGATTATCCATTTAAAAACTATGACAAAAGAATTTTCTTATCAACATTACGAAGACATTTACCAGCACGTCTTTGTGCACTCAGCTCATTCAGGAAGTGGGATTGTTATTTTTGAGGTAAAAGATGAGAAATATTATCTCGTTATTTTCAATGCAAGTGGTCAAAGTTACAACATTGAAGATATTGGCAATTTGAGACTTGTAGCTGGAAATAGTCGTCAAGTTAGTGATTCTTTTGTTGAAGATTTGACAGCGACAGTCTTTGAAGTTGTAGAGTGGTAA
- a CDS encoding 2-dehydropantoate 2-reductase: protein MNITIAGAGAMGSRFGLMLHQAGHKVILVDGWADHVKAIQKNGLQANFNGEELVAKLPIYLQNEVEPTLSSDLIILFTKAMQLEAMLTDIQPLIKEHTNVLCLLNGIGHEEIIEKYVPKEHIMIGNTMWTAGMEGPGRVKLFGNGTVALKNLVSDSKAKQAADHIVEILNSAGLNAQYSENILHAIYKKACVNGTMNGLCTILLSNMADFGDTTPAHTIVERIVSEFAAVAKYENVDLNVEETVDYIEKNCYNRDTIGLHHPSMYQDLNEHNRLTEIDYINGAVVRKGQKYGIQTPYCSFLTELVHCKEQILGAK from the coding sequence GTGAATATTACAATTGCAGGTGCAGGTGCAATGGGTAGCCGGTTTGGTCTCATGTTGCATCAAGCGGGTCATAAGGTCATTTTAGTAGATGGTTGGGCAGACCATGTAAAAGCTATCCAAAAAAATGGCTTGCAGGCTAATTTTAATGGCGAGGAGCTTGTTGCGAAATTGCCAATTTATCTTCAAAACGAAGTAGAACCAACTTTGTCCAGTGATTTAATCATTCTATTTACTAAAGCAATGCAGTTAGAAGCAATGCTAACAGACATTCAGCCATTGATAAAAGAGCACACAAATGTTCTTTGTTTATTGAATGGAATTGGACATGAAGAAATCATTGAAAAATATGTTCCAAAAGAGCATATCATGATCGGAAATACTATGTGGACAGCAGGTATGGAAGGACCAGGTCGAGTGAAGTTATTCGGAAACGGAACTGTTGCACTGAAGAATCTCGTTTCAGATTCAAAAGCGAAACAAGCAGCTGATCACATTGTAGAAATCTTAAATTCTGCTGGATTGAACGCACAGTATTCTGAAAATATCTTGCACGCCATTTATAAAAAAGCCTGTGTAAACGGGACAATGAATGGTTTATGCACTATTTTACTTTCTAATATGGCAGATTTCGGTGACACCACTCCCGCCCATACAATTGTTGAGCGCATTGTCAGCGAATTTGCGGCGGTTGCAAAATATGAAAATGTCGATTTGAATGTTGAGGAAACTGTAGATTACATCGAAAAAAATTGCTACAATCGAGATACAATCGGATTACATCACCCATCAATGTATCAAGATTTGAACGAGCATAATCGTCTGACAGAAATTGATTATATCAACGGAGCTGTCGTACGAAAAGGTCAAAAGTATGGTATACAAACTCCATATTGCTCCTTCTTGACAGAATTGGTTCACTGCAAAGAACAAATATTAGGCGCTAAATAG
- a CDS encoding diacylglycerol kinase family lipid kinase, whose translation METARKRARLIYNPTSGQEIIKKNIAEVLDVLEDVGYETSAYQTTPAPLSAQNEAERAAKAGFDLIVAAGGDGTINEVVNGVAPLENRPKLAFIPTGTTNDYARALKIPMGDPVAAARIIEKDQTIKMDIGQAYGKKYFINIAAAGTLTELTYSVPSEVKSRLGYLAYVAKGAEMLPKSKLRKVHIEHDHGVFEGKVSLIFVALTNSIGGFEKLAPDTVLDDGNFTLILVKTARLFDMLGLMIQAINGGQHVTDANVEYLKTSKLKLEVLDKKAPFMLNLDGEYGGDTPVELEVLHNHLEFFANIDEISDSALSLENKNNQEN comes from the coding sequence ATGGAAACAGCTAGAAAAAGAGCACGATTGATTTATAATCCGACCTCTGGTCAGGAAATTATTAAAAAAAATATCGCAGAAGTTTTAGACGTTTTAGAAGATGTGGGTTATGAAACAAGTGCTTATCAGACAACACCCGCTCCTTTATCAGCTCAAAATGAAGCAGAGAGAGCGGCTAAAGCAGGATTTGATTTAATTGTGGCAGCTGGTGGCGATGGAACAATTAACGAAGTGGTTAATGGCGTGGCACCGTTGGAAAACCGTCCTAAGTTGGCGTTTATTCCTACTGGTACAACCAATGATTATGCGCGTGCTCTCAAAATTCCAATGGGAGATCCAGTAGCAGCTGCTCGGATTATTGAAAAAGATCAAACCATAAAAATGGATATTGGTCAGGCTTATGGGAAAAAATATTTCATCAATATCGCTGCGGCAGGGACTTTGACAGAATTAACATATAGTGTTCCAAGTGAAGTAAAATCGCGCCTTGGTTATCTTGCTTATGTAGCCAAGGGAGCGGAAATGCTGCCAAAATCTAAATTACGTAAAGTACATATTGAGCACGACCACGGTGTATTTGAAGGCAAGGTCTCTTTAATCTTTGTTGCCTTAACCAATTCAATCGGTGGTTTTGAAAAATTAGCGCCAGATACGGTGTTAGATGATGGAAATTTCACCTTGATTTTAGTGAAAACTGCTCGCTTATTTGATATGCTGGGCTTAATGATTCAAGCCATCAATGGCGGACAGCATGTGACTGATGCGAATGTAGAATATTTAAAAACAAGTAAATTAAAATTAGAAGTTTTAGATAAAAAAGCACCATTTATGTTGAATTTGGATGGTGAATATGGTGGAGACACTCCTGTTGAGTTAGAAGTTCTTCATAACCATTTAGAATTTTTTGCAAATATTGATGAGATTAGCGATAGCGCTTTGTCATTAGAAAATAAAAATAATCAGGAGAATTAG
- the ligA gene encoding NAD-dependent DNA ligase LigA has product MKDRMLELVNLLNQYAHEYYTTDNPSVSDSEYDRLYHELLDLEQQYPELVQADSPTHRVGGKVLEGFEKYQHQYPLYSLQDAFSREELEAFDVRIRKDFPKVSYLCELKIDGLSISLMYENGILVAGATRGDGSVGENITENLKRVKDIPLTLPTAVNLTVRGECYMPRSSFDAVNQLRQENGEPEFANPRNAAAGTLRQLDTAIVAKRNLATFLYQEASPTDVSTQEAVLNKLSKNGFSVNERHILAYSMDEVWRFIEQINHERAQLPYDIDGVVIKVNDLSVQEELGFTVKAPKWAIAYKFPAEEKEAQLLSVDWTVGRTGVVTPTANLTPVKLAGTTVSRATLHNVDYIAEKDIRKDDTVIVYKAGDIIPAVLRVVENRRQSEEQLEIPTNCPSCNSELIHFEDEVALRCINPRCPAQIKEGLIHFASRDAMNITGLGPAVVEKLFAQELVKDVAGIYHLTVEDLLQLENIKEKSANKLYSAIQASKENSAEKLLFGLGIRHVGSKASQILLEHFHDLEQLAKAEREEIVALDSLGMVIAESLTSYFAQEGSQILLRELKEAGLNLAYLGEKVAANAVLSGLTVVLTGKLERLNRSEAKVKLESLGAKVTSSVSKKTSLVVAGADAGSKLIKAQELGIDIRDESWLESL; this is encoded by the coding sequence ATGAAAGACAGAATGTTAGAACTGGTGAATCTACTAAATCAATATGCGCATGAATATTATACAACTGATAATCCAAGCGTATCGGATAGTGAATATGATAGGTTATATCATGAATTGTTAGATTTAGAACAGCAATACCCAGAGCTCGTTCAGGCTGATAGCCCAACTCATCGTGTGGGTGGTAAGGTTTTAGAAGGGTTTGAAAAATACCAACATCAGTATCCGCTATATAGTTTGCAGGATGCTTTTTCACGTGAAGAGTTAGAGGCATTTGATGTACGGATTCGCAAAGATTTTCCAAAGGTGAGTTATCTGTGTGAGTTAAAAATTGATGGTCTCTCTATTTCTCTTATGTATGAAAATGGTATTTTGGTTGCAGGAGCCACTCGGGGAGATGGCTCCGTCGGAGAAAATATCACAGAAAATTTAAAAAGGGTGAAAGATATTCCGCTAACTTTGCCAACTGCTGTAAATTTGACAGTTCGTGGTGAATGTTACATGCCACGTAGTTCTTTTGACGCAGTGAATCAACTGCGTCAAGAAAATGGAGAGCCAGAATTTGCAAATCCGAGAAATGCAGCGGCAGGAACGCTGCGTCAGTTGGATACTGCAATTGTTGCCAAGCGAAATCTAGCAACTTTTCTTTATCAAGAAGCCAGTCCAACAGATGTGTCAACTCAAGAAGCTGTTTTAAATAAGTTATCTAAAAATGGATTTAGCGTAAATGAACGGCATATTTTGGCATATTCGATGGATGAAGTATGGCGATTTATAGAGCAAATCAATCACGAACGTGCGCAATTGCCTTATGATATTGACGGTGTTGTCATCAAGGTAAATGATTTATCTGTTCAAGAAGAGCTCGGTTTTACCGTAAAAGCTCCTAAATGGGCGATTGCTTATAAATTTCCGGCGGAAGAAAAAGAAGCACAGCTTTTATCGGTTGATTGGACGGTTGGGCGAACTGGAGTGGTTACACCGACCGCTAATCTTACACCTGTGAAATTAGCAGGGACAACCGTCAGTCGAGCAACTCTGCACAATGTCGATTACATTGCTGAAAAAGATATTCGTAAAGACGATACAGTTATCGTTTATAAGGCGGGTGATATCATTCCAGCTGTTTTGCGAGTGGTTGAAAACAGGCGCCAATCAGAAGAGCAACTAGAGATTCCAACGAACTGTCCAAGTTGCAACAGCGAGCTGATTCACTTTGAAGATGAGGTGGCTTTGCGCTGTATCAATCCGCGCTGTCCTGCACAAATTAAGGAGGGGTTGATTCATTTCGCGAGCCGTGATGCCATGAATATCACAGGGCTTGGACCAGCAGTGGTGGAGAAATTATTTGCTCAGGAATTGGTGAAAGATGTGGCTGGCATTTACCACTTGACTGTCGAAGATTTGTTGCAATTGGAGAATATTAAGGAAAAATCAGCTAACAAGTTGTACTCTGCTATTCAAGCTTCTAAAGAAAATTCAGCAGAGAAATTACTATTTGGGCTGGGCATTCGCCATGTTGGAAGCAAAGCGAGTCAGATTTTGTTAGAGCATTTTCATGATTTGGAACAATTAGCAAAAGCAGAAAGAGAAGAAATTGTTGCACTGGATAGTCTAGGAATGGTGATTGCTGAAAGTTTGACTAGTTATTTTGCTCAGGAAGGATCGCAGATTCTACTGAGAGAATTGAAAGAAGCAGGGCTTAATCTAGCTTACTTAGGTGAAAAAGTTGCAGCAAACGCAGTTCTTTCTGGATTGACCGTTGTCTTAACAGGAAAATTAGAACGATTGAATCGTTCAGAAGCAAAAGTAAAATTAGAAAGTTTAGGTGCAAAGGTGACGAGCTCTGTTTCTAAAAAAACGAGTTTAGTCGTTGCTGGAGCAGATGCAGGAAGTAAATTAATAAAAGCTCAAGAGTTAGGCATTGACATTCGTGATGAATCTTGGCTTGAGAGCTTGTAG
- a CDS encoding ECF transporter S component, which translates to MKPKTKNQFITLTALLTALAIVIPMIMPVKIIIPPASYTLASHVPIFLAMFISPLMTLVVILGSTFGFLAAGYPIVIVLRALSHLFFGLLGALYLRKYPKTLDKPIQTWILNIILAFVHAIAEVLACLIFYASTSFPENMFYLLFILVGVGTIIHSIVDFIIAQFIYKTLQKIR; encoded by the coding sequence ATGAAACCAAAAACAAAAAACCAATTTATAACTCTCACAGCTCTTTTGACAGCGCTAGCTATTGTCATTCCTATGATTATGCCTGTAAAAATTATTATTCCACCCGCTTCTTATACGTTAGCAAGCCATGTCCCTATCTTTTTAGCCATGTTTATCTCTCCTTTGATGACTTTAGTCGTTATTCTAGGTTCCACCTTTGGATTCTTAGCAGCTGGTTATCCTATTGTTATTGTTCTTCGTGCCTTATCTCATCTCTTCTTCGGATTGTTAGGTGCTCTTTACCTTAGAAAATATCCTAAAACTTTAGATAAACCAATTCAAACTTGGATACTAAATATTATTCTTGCTTTCGTTCACGCGATTGCTGAAGTTCTTGCTTGTCTCATCTTTTACGCCTCTACTTCTTTTCCAGAAAATATGTTTTACCTTCTCTTCATTCTCGTAGGTGTTGGAACAATTATTCATAGCATCGTTGACTTTATCATTGCACAATTTATTTATAAGACTCTACAAAAAATCCGTTAA
- the kphA gene encoding RNA-binding protein KphA: MDTIENLIIAIVKPLISQPDALTIKIEDTPEFLEYHLDLDPSDVGRVIGRKGRTISAIRTIVYSVPTEDKKVRIVIDEK, translated from the coding sequence ATGGACACGATTGAAAATCTCATTATTGCGATAGTGAAACCTTTGATTTCACAGCCAGATGCCTTAACTATCAAGATTGAAGATACACCTGAGTTTTTAGAGTATCATCTTGATCTTGATCCAAGTGATGTTGGACGTGTAATCGGTCGTAAAGGTCGCACAATTTCTGCGATAAGAACGATTGTTTACTCTGTTCCAACCGAAGATAAAAAAGTTAGAATTGTTATTGATGAAAAATAA
- a CDS encoding QueT transporter family protein has product MEKFTIRDMAQIALVAAIYVALTMTPPLNAISYGAYQFRISEMMNFMAFYKPKYIIGVTLGCMIANLFSFGIVDVFVGGGSTLVFLSLGVYFFRKYMNEYLFNGLINKAFFYFAIFFSFSMITIAAELYFVAKAPFLFTWFTTAIGEFVSLIIGGILMDKLNKRIDLGK; this is encoded by the coding sequence ATGGAAAAATTTACTATTCGCGATATGGCTCAGATTGCTCTCGTTGCTGCGATTTATGTCGCTCTAACAATGACACCGCCCCTGAATGCTATTAGCTATGGTGCCTACCAATTTCGGATTTCTGAGATGATGAACTTTATGGCTTTTTATAAACCCAAGTACATCATTGGGGTCACACTGGGCTGTATGATTGCTAATTTGTTTAGTTTTGGAATCGTTGATGTCTTTGTTGGTGGCGGATCAACCTTGGTCTTTTTGAGCTTGGGTGTGTATTTCTTTAGAAAATACATGAACGAATATTTGTTTAACGGATTGATCAATAAAGCTTTCTTTTATTTTGCGATTTTCTTTTCATTTTCAATGATTACAATTGCTGCAGAGTTATATTTTGTTGCGAAAGCCCCGTTTCTTTTTACATGGTTTACAACGGCAATTGGAGAGTTTGTTTCACTCATTATTGGTGGAATTTTAATGGACAAGCTAAATAAGCGGATTGACTTGGGGAAATAA
- the rpsP gene encoding 30S ribosomal protein S16, producing the protein MAVKIRLTRMGSKKKPFYRINVADSRSPRDGRFIETIGTYNPLVAENQVTLKEDRVLDWLSKGAQPSDTVRNILSKEGVLKKFHDSKYSK; encoded by the coding sequence ATGGCAGTAAAAATCCGTTTGACTCGTATGGGTTCTAAGAAAAAACCTTTCTACCGTATCAACGTTGCAGACTCACGTTCACCACGTGATGGACGTTTCATTGAAACAATCGGAACTTATAATCCACTTGTTGCTGAAAACCAAGTGACCTTGAAAGAAGATCGTGTTCTTGACTGGTTGTCGAAAGGTGCTCAACCTTCTGATACAGTTCGCAACATCCTTTCAAAAGAAGGCGTATTGAAGAAATTCCACGATTCAAAATACTCTAAATAA